Proteins encoded by one window of Sporichthya brevicatena:
- a CDS encoding IclR family transcriptional regulator, whose protein sequence is MPEPPDAVLARAFALLDAVAAAAPEPLGPSELALATGLPKSTAFRLARQLVAIGALQPGKRGYRIGLRLYELGNRHYPSGVKEAVQPYMADLCRATGLTVQAGLLDGADVAFLDRHVPRGVGTARRRAEIRVPAHLSAAGKVLLSSLPARILDGLLPRDEFDVDDLAEELRRIRHDGFALEYGATDPALGSLAVPLATSGSRVFESALELRGPREAIRPDELLSAARLAASTITRVAARARARPMRG, encoded by the coding sequence ATGCCGGAACCACCCGACGCGGTCCTCGCCCGCGCGTTCGCGCTCCTGGACGCCGTCGCCGCCGCCGCGCCCGAACCGCTGGGCCCCAGCGAGCTGGCGCTGGCCACCGGACTGCCGAAGTCGACCGCGTTCCGACTCGCCCGTCAGCTGGTGGCGATCGGCGCGCTGCAACCGGGCAAACGCGGTTACCGCATCGGTCTGCGCCTCTACGAACTCGGCAACCGGCACTACCCCTCCGGGGTGAAGGAGGCCGTGCAGCCCTACATGGCCGACCTGTGCCGCGCCACCGGTCTCACCGTCCAGGCCGGCCTGCTGGACGGCGCCGACGTCGCCTTCCTGGATCGGCACGTGCCGCGGGGCGTCGGGACCGCACGGCGCCGCGCGGAGATCCGCGTACCGGCGCACCTGTCCGCCGCGGGCAAGGTGCTGCTCTCGAGCCTCCCGGCCCGGATCCTGGACGGCCTTCTCCCCCGCGACGAGTTCGACGTCGACGACCTGGCGGAGGAGCTCCGGCGCATCCGCCACGACGGTTTCGCCCTGGAGTACGGCGCCACCGATCCGGCGTTGGGCTCGCTGGCGGTTCCGCTCGCCACCTCCGGCTCGCGTGTGTTCGAGTCCGCTCTCGAGCTGCGCGGGCCACGCGAGGCGATCCGGCCGGACGAACTGCTCAGCGCCGCCCGGCTCGCAGCCTCGACGATCACGCGCGTCGCGGCCCGTGCCCGCGCCCGCCCGATGCGGGGCTGA
- a CDS encoding ABC transporter substrate-binding protein, translated as MKRSPARRRTFFSRGQRVATAWATLGLVVLTAGCGTQLEEERLAAVGNGYSAQVVPTLAPGQVPAGGEMTPADSGLAPPPPGTAPDSGSTGAVASRASGVGTGTAAPVPGGSPGRTKPAGGAPAAQTAGGGCTEPRKPLVIGQTLATSGLIGSTTGYLRQGMQMWAAAVNAAGGVQCHPVQVISLDDGSDSARVASNWNTLKARGMVAMVGAGEPITMGALRAQAERDKIPVIGGDLVDTAWFESEWVFPQGAPTAASYDGSLVEAARARTGAKTAGLIYCVEASICTAIKGNFPRSAETAGLGVGLMKAVSLTQSDFTAECQAMKDAKVDVLWLALDGSGVTRLGRSCDRLGYKPQLATMALAVPPAVAEDQVLRKATVYLASPTVPYSTTDTAGTAEFHAAAKRFAPSLKLDQSVMQGWSAGKLFEAAMAKVGDRARTGDVTTALILEGLWQLKSEKLGGLSPGVTFVKGKPASAPPCYYVLLLNANGVTAPLGSKLRCLKQ; from the coding sequence GTGAAGCGATCCCCAGCACGTCGACGAACCTTCTTCTCGCGCGGGCAGCGCGTCGCCACGGCCTGGGCGACGCTGGGGCTGGTCGTCCTCACCGCCGGGTGCGGGACGCAGCTCGAGGAGGAGCGCCTCGCCGCGGTCGGCAACGGGTACAGCGCGCAGGTCGTCCCCACGCTCGCTCCCGGACAGGTGCCGGCGGGCGGGGAGATGACCCCGGCCGATTCCGGCCTCGCGCCGCCGCCCCCCGGCACCGCTCCCGACTCGGGCAGCACGGGTGCGGTGGCGAGCAGAGCTTCCGGAGTCGGGACCGGAACCGCGGCACCGGTGCCGGGTGGCTCACCCGGGCGTACGAAGCCGGCCGGCGGTGCCCCCGCGGCCCAGACGGCCGGCGGCGGCTGCACCGAGCCGCGGAAGCCGCTGGTGATCGGGCAGACGCTGGCGACCTCCGGGCTCATCGGGTCCACGACCGGGTATCTGCGGCAGGGAATGCAGATGTGGGCCGCCGCGGTCAACGCCGCCGGCGGGGTGCAGTGCCACCCGGTCCAGGTCATCTCGCTCGACGACGGCTCCGACTCGGCGCGCGTGGCGTCGAACTGGAACACGCTGAAGGCGCGCGGCATGGTCGCCATGGTCGGGGCGGGTGAGCCGATCACGATGGGCGCGCTGCGCGCGCAGGCCGAACGGGACAAGATCCCCGTGATCGGCGGGGACCTCGTCGACACCGCCTGGTTCGAGAGCGAGTGGGTCTTCCCGCAGGGCGCTCCCACGGCGGCGTCCTACGACGGGTCCCTGGTCGAAGCCGCGCGGGCGCGGACGGGCGCGAAGACGGCGGGGCTGATCTACTGCGTCGAGGCCTCCATCTGCACCGCGATCAAGGGGAACTTCCCCCGGTCGGCGGAGACGGCCGGTCTGGGGGTCGGCCTGATGAAGGCGGTCTCGCTGACCCAGTCCGACTTCACGGCCGAGTGCCAGGCGATGAAGGACGCGAAGGTCGACGTCCTCTGGCTCGCGCTCGACGGCTCGGGAGTCACCCGACTCGGCCGGTCCTGCGACCGCCTCGGGTACAAGCCGCAGCTGGCCACGATGGCCCTCGCGGTGCCGCCCGCGGTGGCGGAGGACCAGGTGCTGCGGAAGGCGACGGTGTACCTGGCGTCGCCGACCGTTCCGTACTCGACCACCGACACGGCCGGCACCGCCGAGTTCCACGCGGCGGCCAAGCGCTTCGCCCCGAGTCTGAAACTCGATCAGAGCGTCATGCAGGGCTGGTCGGCCGGCAAGCTCTTCGAGGCGGCCATGGCGAAGGTCGGTGACCGGGCACGAACCGGGGACGTCACGACCGCGCTGATCCTCGAAGGGCTCTGGCAGCTGAAGTCCGAGAAGCTCGGCGGTCTCAGCCCCGGCGTCACGTTCGTGAAGGGGAAACCGGCGAGCGCGCCGCCGTGCTACTACGTGCTCCTGCTCAACGCCAACGGCGTGACCGCGCCCCTCGGCTCCAAGCTGCGCTGCCTCAAGCAGTAG
- a CDS encoding NAD(P)/FAD-dependent oxidoreductase — MQQAKERDVTNVDAVVIGAGFSGLYMLHCLRDRLGLDVRGFEAAGGVGGVWYYNRYPGARCDSDGFVYCYSWDSELLQEWEWGGKYPVQPELLRYLEHVADRHDLRRSFTFDTRVTSAVYDEAAARWTVTTDGGETLSTRYLVTGIGHLSIARYVPDLPGLSEFGGEWYHTGSWPHEPVDLRGKRIGVIGTGSSGVQCIPVVAEQAEHLTVFQRTPQFSIPARHETVDENFWRDVKANYDEIWAQAKVSASGFPWQHNGKRALEVSDEERRETYERLWLHGGVRFANGSFRDLVSDDEANRTVSEFLREKIREIVKDPVTAEKLVPRHPFLSRRPIVDTNYFETYNRDNVTLVDIRAEPIVTLTPAGVRTAEAEYPLDVLILATGFDAVTGPYFGIDVRGRDGLSLVDAWRDGPSGYLGLQTAGFPNLFTVTGPGSTLGNLPITIETHVEWITDCIAHLEANGIREMEADAAAEREWMRQVNEQAESSMISRADSWINGANIPGKQRAYVFYFGHFGYFRRLCAEVAADGYRGFVLR, encoded by the coding sequence ATGCAGCAGGCGAAGGAGCGCGACGTCACGAACGTCGACGCCGTGGTGATCGGGGCCGGCTTCTCCGGCCTGTACATGCTCCACTGTCTGCGCGACCGGCTCGGTCTCGACGTGCGCGGATTCGAGGCGGCCGGTGGCGTCGGCGGGGTCTGGTACTACAACCGGTACCCGGGCGCCCGCTGCGACTCCGACGGCTTCGTCTACTGCTACTCCTGGGACTCCGAACTCCTGCAGGAGTGGGAGTGGGGCGGCAAGTACCCCGTGCAGCCGGAGCTGCTCCGCTACCTCGAACACGTGGCGGACCGCCACGACCTGCGGCGCAGCTTCACCTTCGACACCCGCGTCACCTCAGCCGTGTACGACGAGGCGGCGGCCCGCTGGACGGTCACGACCGACGGCGGGGAGACGCTCTCCACCCGCTACCTCGTCACCGGGATCGGGCACCTGTCGATCGCCCGGTACGTCCCGGACCTCCCGGGTCTGTCGGAGTTCGGCGGCGAGTGGTACCACACCGGATCCTGGCCCCACGAGCCCGTGGACCTGCGCGGGAAGCGGATCGGCGTCATCGGCACCGGCTCCTCCGGGGTGCAGTGCATCCCGGTGGTGGCGGAGCAGGCCGAGCACCTGACGGTGTTTCAGCGGACCCCCCAGTTCAGCATCCCCGCGCGGCACGAGACCGTGGACGAGAACTTCTGGCGTGACGTCAAGGCGAACTACGACGAGATCTGGGCGCAGGCGAAGGTCTCCGCGAGCGGCTTCCCGTGGCAGCACAACGGCAAGCGGGCCCTGGAGGTCTCGGACGAGGAACGGCGCGAGACCTACGAGCGCCTCTGGCTTCACGGGGGAGTGCGGTTCGCCAACGGGTCGTTCCGCGACCTCGTCAGCGACGACGAGGCGAACCGGACCGTGTCCGAGTTCCTGCGGGAGAAGATCCGCGAGATCGTCAAGGACCCGGTGACCGCGGAGAAGCTCGTTCCGCGACACCCGTTCCTGTCCCGCCGGCCGATCGTCGACACGAACTACTTCGAGACCTACAACCGCGACAACGTGACCCTCGTCGACATCCGCGCCGAGCCGATCGTCACGCTGACGCCGGCCGGGGTCCGCACCGCCGAGGCCGAGTACCCGCTCGACGTCCTGATCCTCGCGACCGGGTTCGACGCCGTCACCGGTCCGTACTTCGGGATCGACGTCCGTGGACGGGACGGGCTCTCGCTCGTGGACGCCTGGCGCGACGGGCCCTCGGGCTACCTGGGTCTGCAGACCGCCGGTTTCCCGAACCTGTTCACGGTCACCGGGCCGGGCAGCACCCTCGGGAACCTCCCGATCACGATCGAGACGCACGTCGAGTGGATCACCGACTGCATCGCCCATCTGGAGGCGAACGGGATCCGGGAGATGGAGGCCGACGCGGCCGCCGAACGGGAGTGGATGCGCCAGGTCAACGAACAGGCGGAGAGCTCGATGATCTCCCGCGCCGACTCGTGGATCAACGGCGCGAACATTCCCGGCAAGCAGCGGGCGTACGTCTTCTACTTCGGCCACTTCGGCTACTTCCGCCGACTGTGCGCGGAGGTCGCCGCGGACGGCTACCGAGGGTTCGTGCTGCGATGA
- a CDS encoding long-chain-fatty-acid--CoA ligase translates to MGETDRTVPAILRARAAQDPDGTAIWCEDRRTSFRELDVRSDRIATALLADGLRAGDRVAYIGKNSERFLEMLHGCAKAGTVLISVNYRLTAPEIHFILADSRSRLLAVDADLLPVGTEAIADTGVDHVRVMDGGDDPRDFDTWRDAQPAGPVDVTPCLEDPVLQIYTSGTTGFPKGAVIPHRSFAGMLDLAHNVPQQPLRWYEGESILCPMPNFHVGGSLFPFWVTMQGATIVLMPNFTPDAVLDAVETHSAAAFVAVPEMLQMILANPRTETLDYSRLRYIYYGAAPMSPELLKRCMDTFGCRFTQTYGMTEHSVIGLLGPDDHGPDLAERMLSVGQRTPGMETEILDPAGDVVPPGVVGEICVKSPAMMLGYWRSDGTVDPSVDANGWFHTGDAGCYDESGYLFLKDRIKDMLISGGENVYPAEVERVLGEHPAVLEAAVVGLTDPQWGEVPKAYVVRRSDVDAADLQAFARERLARYKVPKEIEFIDALPRTASGKVRRRDLRERARQEQGVTA, encoded by the coding sequence ATGGGTGAGACCGACCGGACCGTGCCGGCGATCCTGCGCGCGCGAGCGGCCCAGGACCCGGACGGGACGGCGATCTGGTGCGAGGACCGCCGGACGTCCTTCCGTGAGCTGGACGTCCGGTCGGACCGGATCGCGACGGCGCTGCTCGCCGACGGCCTCCGTGCCGGCGATCGCGTCGCCTACATCGGCAAGAACTCGGAGCGCTTTCTGGAGATGCTCCACGGCTGCGCGAAGGCCGGGACCGTCCTGATCTCGGTGAACTACCGCCTCACCGCGCCGGAGATCCACTTCATCCTCGCCGACAGCCGGAGCCGGCTGCTCGCCGTCGACGCGGACCTGCTGCCGGTCGGTACGGAGGCGATCGCCGACACCGGCGTCGATCACGTCCGCGTGATGGACGGCGGCGACGACCCGCGCGACTTCGACACGTGGCGCGACGCCCAGCCCGCCGGGCCCGTCGACGTCACCCCGTGCCTCGAGGACCCGGTCCTGCAGATCTACACGAGCGGGACCACCGGCTTCCCGAAGGGCGCCGTGATCCCGCACCGCTCCTTCGCCGGGATGCTCGACCTCGCCCACAACGTCCCGCAGCAACCGCTGCGGTGGTACGAGGGCGAGTCGATCCTCTGCCCGATGCCGAACTTCCACGTCGGCGGGTCGCTGTTCCCGTTCTGGGTCACGATGCAGGGCGCCACGATCGTCCTGATGCCGAACTTCACCCCGGACGCGGTGCTCGACGCGGTGGAGACGCATTCGGCGGCCGCCTTCGTCGCCGTTCCCGAGATGCTCCAGATGATCCTGGCGAACCCCCGGACCGAGACCCTCGACTACAGCCGGCTGCGCTACATCTACTACGGCGCCGCCCCGATGTCGCCGGAGCTGCTGAAGCGGTGCATGGACACCTTCGGCTGCCGCTTCACCCAGACCTACGGCATGACCGAGCACTCGGTGATCGGGCTGCTCGGACCCGACGACCACGGCCCGGACCTCGCCGAGCGGATGCTCTCCGTCGGGCAGCGGACACCGGGGATGGAGACCGAGATCCTCGACCCCGCGGGCGATGTCGTGCCGCCGGGCGTCGTCGGCGAGATCTGCGTGAAGTCGCCGGCGATGATGCTCGGCTACTGGCGCAGCGACGGCACGGTCGACCCGTCGGTGGACGCGAACGGCTGGTTCCACACCGGCGACGCCGGGTGCTACGACGAGAGCGGCTACCTGTTCCTCAAGGACCGCATCAAGGACATGCTCATCTCCGGCGGGGAGAACGTGTACCCCGCGGAGGTCGAGCGTGTGCTCGGCGAGCACCCCGCGGTGCTCGAAGCCGCGGTGGTCGGGCTGACGGACCCTCAGTGGGGTGAGGTCCCGAAGGCCTACGTGGTCCGTCGGTCCGACGTCGACGCCGCGGACCTGCAGGCCTTCGCCCGGGAGCGCCTCGCGCGCTACAAGGTGCCGAAGGAGATCGAGTTCATCGACGCGCTGCCGCGCACCGCTTCGGGCAAGGTCCGGCGACGTGACCTCCGCGAGCGCGCTCGGCAGGAGCAAGGAGTGACGGCATGA
- a CDS encoding SDR family NAD(P)-dependent oxidoreductase produces the protein MTRANAVALVFDQDSGLGVATARALHKLGATVVVAGPDPSGHDADVVLLENDWTDEDAVAQVCAAAREYGPIRSAVAISGLSSSRRLVDRSGGVHPLAEFDQALRHGLWGPFNVLRSVAAAMRTNEPDENGQRGVIVTTASVSAYDGQVGQVAYAAAKGGVVAMTLPAARDLAPMGIRVCGVAPGLFAVPKAAGLGPDVARPVLSPPRLGHPEEFAELVGHIVTNPYLNAEVIRLDGGLRLSAK, from the coding sequence GTGACGCGGGCGAACGCGGTGGCGCTGGTCTTCGACCAGGACTCCGGGCTGGGCGTGGCCACCGCCCGCGCGCTGCACAAGCTCGGCGCCACGGTGGTGGTGGCCGGGCCGGACCCGTCCGGCCACGACGCCGATGTCGTCCTCCTCGAGAACGACTGGACCGACGAGGATGCCGTCGCGCAGGTGTGTGCGGCCGCGCGGGAGTACGGCCCGATCCGCAGTGCCGTGGCGATCTCCGGGCTCTCCTCGTCCCGCCGGCTCGTGGACCGGAGCGGGGGCGTTCACCCGCTGGCGGAGTTCGATCAGGCGCTCCGGCACGGACTGTGGGGCCCGTTCAACGTGCTGCGTTCGGTCGCCGCCGCGATGCGGACCAACGAACCGGACGAGAACGGTCAGCGTGGCGTCATCGTCACCACCGCGTCGGTCTCGGCCTACGACGGCCAGGTCGGGCAGGTGGCCTACGCGGCGGCGAAGGGCGGCGTCGTCGCGATGACGTTGCCCGCGGCGCGCGACCTGGCGCCGATGGGCATCCGGGTCTGCGGTGTCGCTCCCGGGCTGTTCGCGGTGCCGAAGGCCGCCGGGCTCGGCCCCGACGTCGCCCGGCCCGTCCTGTCCCCGCCCCGGTTGGGGCACCCCGAGGAGTTCGCCGAACTCGTCGGGCACATCGTGACCAACCCGTACCTGAACGCCGAGGTCATCCGCCTCGACGGTGGGCTGCGGTTGTCGGCGAAGTGA
- a CDS encoding nitronate monooxygenase family protein: MTDIARLFGIEFPVFAFSHCRDVVAAVSGTGGLGVFGASVFTPEEIEIELDWIDRHSHGGPYGIDFAFPPRATDSGPGAEPDLPAQHRAFVADLLNRYGVAEFPAGTDEERATYRGVDFGDYDEALEVVYRHPNCRLVVSALGTPPSGVVERAHAEGRLVAALAGKPEHAVRSVAAGVDIIVAQGSEAGGHAGSVSTMVLAPQVVDAVAPTPVLVAGGIASGRQMAAAMALGGAGVWTGSMWLATEESDLSPEMVQKIVTADSWQTVQTRSITGKPCRVVRSAWSDAWEAEGSPKPLPMPAQGFLVEDAMRRIERASRDRDTGGLELLTCPAGQVIGQLTKVSKASRLLLDMVEEYIECVEDLERRLVAE, from the coding sequence ATGACCGACATTGCACGCCTGTTCGGCATCGAGTTCCCGGTGTTCGCCTTCAGCCATTGCCGCGACGTGGTGGCGGCCGTCTCCGGGACCGGCGGGTTGGGTGTCTTCGGCGCCAGTGTGTTCACGCCGGAGGAGATCGAGATCGAGCTCGACTGGATCGACCGGCACAGCCACGGCGGCCCGTACGGGATCGACTTCGCCTTCCCGCCCCGGGCGACGGATTCCGGACCCGGTGCGGAGCCCGACCTCCCGGCGCAGCACCGTGCCTTCGTGGCGGACCTGCTGAACCGGTACGGCGTCGCCGAGTTCCCGGCGGGCACGGACGAGGAGCGGGCGACCTATCGCGGCGTCGACTTCGGGGACTACGACGAGGCGCTCGAGGTGGTCTACCGGCACCCCAACTGCCGCTTGGTGGTCAGCGCGCTCGGCACCCCACCGAGCGGGGTGGTGGAGCGGGCCCACGCCGAGGGCCGGCTGGTCGCGGCCCTCGCGGGCAAGCCCGAGCACGCCGTGCGCAGTGTGGCGGCCGGTGTCGACATCATCGTCGCGCAGGGCTCGGAAGCGGGCGGCCACGCCGGATCGGTGTCGACCATGGTGCTCGCCCCGCAGGTCGTCGACGCAGTCGCCCCGACGCCCGTGCTCGTGGCCGGGGGCATCGCGTCCGGCCGTCAGATGGCGGCCGCGATGGCGCTGGGCGGCGCCGGGGTCTGGACCGGCTCGATGTGGCTGGCCACCGAGGAGTCCGACCTCAGCCCGGAGATGGTGCAGAAGATCGTCACGGCCGACTCCTGGCAGACCGTGCAGACCCGGTCGATCACCGGCAAGCCCTGCCGGGTGGTCCGGTCGGCGTGGTCCGACGCGTGGGAGGCCGAGGGCTCGCCGAAGCCGCTGCCCATGCCGGCGCAGGGGTTCCTCGTCGAGGACGCGATGCGCCGGATCGAGCGCGCCTCCCGCGACCGTGACACGGGCGGGCTGGAACTCCTGACGTGTCCCGCTGGACAGGTGATCGGTCAGCTGACCAAGGTTTCGAAGGCGTCCCGGCTGCTGCTCGACATGGTCGAGGAGTACATCGAGTGCGTCGAGGACCTCGAGCGGCGATTGGTCGCGGAGTGA
- a CDS encoding NAD(P)/FAD-dependent oxidoreductase: MPDASTEYEVLIVGGGLTGLYQLYRAREHGWSVRLLEAGGGVGGTWYWNRYPAARTDSEGYSYAYFMNEELLQSWDWKETFPAQPDLERYYNEFVDRFDLRRDIELNTRVTAAEYDEPSGRWTLRTATGQTFVTRYLVAASGVLSVPHFPDIPGAGEFAGPVHHTAQWPAEGVDVRGKRVAVIGTGSSGIQLIPAIVDEVGSLTVYQRTANWAMPLNNKPLSPQEQEDIRRNYPALRELLRRTSGGFVHEDATRKTFEDSESERRAHYERLWNGQGMRAMFSTYADLVTDPAANAEFSRFLAEKIRSIVTDPVVAEKLIPSDHGFGMKRPPMENGYYEAFNRSHVELVDLRANPTRRITATGIESEDRLREFDVIVYATGFDAFTGALLKMGIRGRDGVSLNDTWADGPFTYLGVAVPGYPNLLIDSGPHGTYGNIPRSAEVQVDFVTELVNHARAHGYERIEATTEAAEAWTAHVYEAAQYYLLADGAWYVGGNVPGKPRRFLPYSWGIPTYRSKLDEVVAAGYRGFEFATAAVPSPVASGA; this comes from the coding sequence ATGCCGGACGCGAGCACGGAGTACGAGGTCCTGATTGTCGGCGGTGGACTCACCGGCCTGTATCAGCTCTACCGAGCCCGCGAGCACGGTTGGTCGGTGCGCCTGCTCGAAGCGGGCGGCGGCGTCGGCGGCACCTGGTACTGGAACCGGTACCCCGCCGCGCGCACGGACTCCGAGGGTTACAGCTACGCCTACTTCATGAACGAGGAGCTCCTCCAGTCCTGGGACTGGAAGGAGACCTTCCCGGCGCAGCCCGACCTGGAGCGCTACTACAACGAGTTCGTCGACCGGTTCGACCTGCGTCGCGACATCGAGTTGAACACCCGGGTGACCGCGGCCGAGTACGACGAACCGAGCGGCCGCTGGACGCTGCGGACGGCGACGGGGCAGACGTTCGTGACGCGGTACCTCGTCGCGGCCAGCGGTGTGCTCTCGGTGCCGCACTTCCCGGACATCCCCGGTGCGGGGGAGTTCGCGGGCCCGGTCCACCACACCGCCCAGTGGCCGGCGGAGGGCGTCGACGTTCGGGGCAAGCGGGTCGCGGTCATCGGCACCGGCTCGAGCGGGATCCAGCTGATCCCGGCGATCGTGGACGAGGTGGGCTCGCTGACGGTCTATCAGCGCACGGCCAACTGGGCCATGCCGCTGAACAACAAGCCGCTTTCCCCGCAGGAGCAGGAGGACATCCGCCGCAACTACCCCGCGCTGCGCGAGCTCCTGCGACGCACGTCCGGCGGCTTCGTCCACGAGGACGCCACCCGCAAGACCTTCGAGGACTCCGAGTCCGAGCGCCGGGCTCACTACGAGCGGCTGTGGAACGGCCAGGGCATGCGGGCGATGTTCAGCACGTACGCGGACCTCGTGACCGATCCCGCGGCCAACGCGGAGTTCAGCCGGTTCCTCGCCGAGAAGATCCGCTCGATCGTCACCGACCCGGTGGTCGCGGAGAAGCTGATCCCCTCGGACCACGGCTTCGGGATGAAGCGTCCGCCGATGGAGAACGGGTACTACGAGGCCTTCAACCGGTCGCACGTCGAACTGGTCGACCTGCGTGCGAACCCCACCCGCCGCATCACCGCCACGGGCATCGAGTCCGAGGATCGGCTGCGGGAGTTCGACGTGATCGTCTACGCGACCGGATTCGACGCGTTCACCGGTGCGCTGCTGAAGATGGGCATCCGGGGGCGCGACGGGGTCTCGCTGAACGACACCTGGGCCGACGGCCCGTTCACCTACCTGGGCGTCGCGGTGCCGGGGTACCCGAACCTGCTCATCGACAGCGGGCCGCACGGGACCTACGGCAACATCCCGCGCTCGGCGGAGGTTCAGGTCGACTTCGTGACCGAACTGGTCAACCACGCGCGCGCGCACGGTTACGAGCGGATCGAGGCGACGACCGAGGCCGCCGAGGCCTGGACGGCGCACGTGTACGAGGCGGCGCAGTACTACCTGCTCGCCGACGGCGCGTGGTACGTCGGCGGGAACGTGCCGGGCAAGCCGCGGCGCTTCCTGCCGTACAGCTGGGGCATCCCGACCTACCGCAGCAAGCTCGACGAGGTCGTGGCGGCCGGCTACCGCGGGTTCGAGTTCGCGACCGCGGCCGTACCGTCCCCAGTCGCGTCGGGAGCGTGA
- a CDS encoding phytanoyl-CoA dioxygenase family protein has product MTTVTSSVREIRPEESETFRQNGWVKLESFLSADVAAQLLEGAQRLLGPDGTGHTARRGVDIDFDWFAEYQLPGYEGIEPFRSVAFDPAMGKAAHALGVRRDVGVRYLRDQVVCRQPAGQRKSEPAPPHQDFSAAVFDRMGYVNFWIALNEIPPERGSLRFFSGSHREGPLGWRDRDGQLSPSGRSLLETYPDLAERCPPSEPLHLRPGDATAHTMLTVHESPGNFTDEPRWNLINLYVPEDVVYTGLVRGGIEPLVDVGQPLDHPRFPVIWRPGD; this is encoded by the coding sequence ATGACCACAGTGACCTCAAGCGTCCGGGAGATCCGGCCGGAGGAGAGCGAGACTTTCCGGCAGAACGGATGGGTCAAGCTCGAGAGCTTCCTCTCGGCCGACGTCGCCGCGCAGTTGCTGGAGGGAGCGCAGCGGCTGCTGGGCCCCGACGGCACCGGACACACGGCCCGGCGCGGGGTCGACATCGACTTCGACTGGTTCGCCGAGTACCAGCTGCCCGGCTACGAAGGCATCGAGCCCTTTCGGTCCGTCGCGTTCGACCCGGCGATGGGCAAGGCCGCCCACGCGCTGGGGGTACGCCGCGACGTCGGGGTCCGCTACCTGCGGGACCAGGTCGTGTGCCGGCAGCCGGCGGGGCAGCGCAAGTCCGAGCCGGCCCCGCCGCACCAGGACTTCTCGGCCGCGGTCTTCGACCGCATGGGCTACGTGAACTTCTGGATCGCGCTCAACGAGATCCCGCCCGAGCGCGGCTCGTTGCGCTTCTTCTCCGGCTCGCACCGTGAGGGTCCGCTCGGCTGGCGGGACCGGGACGGGCAGCTCTCCCCGAGCGGCCGTTCGCTGCTGGAGACCTACCCGGACCTGGCCGAGCGGTGCCCGCCGTCCGAACCGCTGCACCTGCGCCCCGGCGACGCCACCGCGCACACGATGCTCACCGTCCACGAGTCGCCGGGGAACTTCACCGACGAACCGCGGTGGAACCTGATCAACCTCTATGTGCCCGAGGACGTCGTCTACACCGGGCTGGTGCGGGGCGGCATCGAGCCGCTGGTCGACGTCGGTCAGCCGCTCGACCATCCGCGGTTCCCGGTGATCTGGCGACCGGGCGACTGA
- a CDS encoding enoyl-CoA hydratase-related protein, which translates to MIDPTGYRHVELDARNNGVLVARLNRPERLNAINDRLHHELARLTYDVDLDPDVDVLVLTGAGRAFTAGGDLHEPMDTTPTAATYKIGRQVVDNLLALDKPVIAAVNGPARGLGVTLALLCDVVYAHRGATFADTHALIGAGAGDGAQLVWPLLAGPNWAKYYLMTGETVSAEDAHRLGLVNFVVDGDVEAAAVELADRLAAGNQRAIRASKVAVNAQMRALAAWVVPYGLVAGQVTPDHTPHWPDARPQSGRAPVPG; encoded by the coding sequence GTGATCGACCCGACGGGGTACCGGCACGTCGAACTCGACGCGCGGAACAACGGCGTCCTGGTGGCGCGGTTGAACCGCCCCGAGCGGCTGAACGCGATCAACGACCGGCTGCACCACGAGCTCGCGCGTCTGACGTACGACGTCGACCTCGACCCGGACGTCGACGTCCTGGTGCTCACGGGCGCCGGGCGTGCCTTCACCGCGGGCGGCGACCTGCACGAGCCGATGGACACCACCCCGACGGCGGCGACCTACAAGATCGGCCGGCAGGTGGTGGACAACCTTCTGGCGCTGGACAAGCCGGTGATCGCGGCCGTCAACGGGCCGGCCCGCGGGCTCGGGGTGACCCTGGCCCTCCTCTGCGACGTCGTCTACGCCCACCGTGGCGCGACGTTCGCCGACACCCACGCGCTGATCGGGGCCGGCGCCGGCGACGGAGCCCAACTCGTCTGGCCGCTGCTCGCGGGACCCAACTGGGCGAAGTACTACCTGATGACCGGCGAGACGGTCTCGGCCGAGGACGCGCACCGCCTCGGCCTCGTCAACTTCGTGGTCGACGGCGACGTGGAGGCCGCGGCGGTCGAACTGGCCGACCGGCTCGCCGCCGGCAACCAGCGGGCGATCCGCGCCTCGAAGGTGGCGGTCAACGCCCAGATGCGTGCCCTGGCGGCGTGGGTGGTCCCGTACGGGCTCGTCGCCGGCCAGGTCACCCCGGACCACACCCCGCACTGGCCGGACGCGCGACCGCAGTCCGGCCGGGCACCCGTCCCAGGCTGA